One window from the genome of Candidatus Methylomirabilota bacterium encodes:
- a CDS encoding TIGR03619 family F420-dependent LLM class oxidoreductase, producing MKYGVVLPIWQLTVADAESLATKAEALGLDGVFVPDHILAKPATTQHYGGHWPDPFSLLAFLAGRTRRIQLGASVIVLPYRNPLVAAKAAATVDQASGGRFIFGVGVGWDEAEFVDLRLPFAERGRLSDDYIRAIKAAFAADVPQYNGKYVSFSGATFSPRPAQRPHPPIWVGGSPAAISGPAVRRCAELGDAWHPLALGLDDIEKGYATLRDLASRTGRRDKLGLAPRNLLDLTDGAKGSGRAAFQGSVAEVAADIKRVRGLGAEWMTFDLPRASIPAMVRAMERLASEVKPAAA from the coding sequence ATGAAGTACGGCGTGGTACTTCCCATCTGGCAGCTCACGGTGGCGGACGCGGAGTCCCTCGCCACGAAGGCGGAGGCGCTCGGTCTCGACGGCGTCTTCGTGCCCGACCACATCCTGGCCAAGCCGGCCACCACGCAGCACTACGGCGGTCACTGGCCGGATCCGTTCTCGCTGCTCGCCTTCCTGGCCGGGCGCACGCGCCGCATCCAGCTGGGCGCCAGCGTCATCGTGCTGCCCTATCGCAACCCGCTGGTCGCGGCCAAGGCGGCGGCGACCGTGGATCAGGCCTCGGGTGGCCGCTTCATCTTCGGCGTCGGGGTGGGCTGGGACGAGGCCGAGTTCGTGGATCTCCGGTTGCCGTTCGCAGAGCGGGGCCGCCTGAGCGACGACTACATCCGGGCGATCAAGGCCGCGTTCGCGGCCGACGTGCCGCAGTACAACGGCAAGTACGTGAGCTTCTCGGGCGCCACGTTCTCGCCGCGCCCGGCGCAGCGGCCGCACCCGCCGATCTGGGTGGGCGGCTCGCCCGCCGCGATCTCCGGCCCCGCGGTGCGACGCTGCGCGGAGCTGGGCGACGCGTGGCATCCGCTCGCGCTCGGCCTCGACGATATCGAGAAGGGCTACGCGACGCTGCGCGATCTGGCCAGCCGCACCGGCCGGCGGGACAAGCTCGGCCTGGCCCCGCGCAACCTGCTCGACCTGACCGACGGGGCGAAGGGCAGCGGGCGCGCCGCGTTTCAGGGCTCGGTGGCGGAAGTGGCCGCCGACATCAAGCGGGTGCGGGGCCTGGGCGCCGAGTGGATGACCTTCGATCTGCCGCGTGCGAGCATTCCCGCGATGGTGCGGGCGATGGAGCGGCTCGCCTCGGAGGTCAAGCCCGCGGCGGCGTGA
- a CDS encoding DUF488 family protein: MAVRIVRLGTPRAAREGLRIGTVRRPPRGVRKADYGARDYYDAWLPELAPSAPLVSYALSKPWTDARWARYARRYRGEMRQPATRRLIGLLAALSRTTDFSVGCYCEDERRCHRSLLRALLGEHGAQVL; the protein is encoded by the coding sequence ATGGCGGTACGGATCGTTCGACTGGGCACGCCGCGCGCCGCCCGCGAGGGCCTGCGCATCGGCACGGTGCGGCGACCGCCGCGCGGGGTGCGCAAGGCCGACTACGGCGCGCGCGACTACTACGACGCGTGGCTGCCCGAGCTGGCCCCGAGCGCGCCGCTGGTCTCCTACGCGCTGTCCAAGCCGTGGACGGACGCGCGCTGGGCGCGCTACGCCCGCCGCTATCGCGGCGAGATGCGGCAGCCCGCGACCCGGCGACTCATCGGCCTGCTGGCCGCGCTCTCCCGCACGACCGACTTCTCGGTGGGCTGCTACTGCGAGGACGAGCGCCGCTGCCATCGCTCGCTGCTGCGCGCCCTGCTCGGCGAGCACGGCGCGCAGGTCCTCTGA
- a CDS encoding EamA family transporter, translated as MNRAIAFAILAGLGAATWTIFLKLASARISAVVGAIVITTGALAVNLAVLLVMKMRGHETVFTRESLWLLLGAGMAAASVDLFGLLAYQHGLRVTSSFVMGGTSTLAVLLAGFLLLHEPFTWGRLLAVALITAGILLYQGQGG; from the coding sequence GTGAATCGCGCGATCGCGTTCGCCATCCTCGCCGGCCTGGGCGCGGCCACCTGGACCATCTTCCTCAAGCTGGCCTCCGCGCGCATCAGCGCGGTGGTCGGCGCGATCGTCATCACCACCGGGGCCCTCGCGGTCAACCTCGCCGTGCTCCTCGTCATGAAGATGCGCGGCCACGAGACCGTCTTCACGCGCGAGAGCCTCTGGCTCCTGCTCGGAGCGGGAATGGCCGCGGCCTCGGTGGATCTGTTCGGGCTCCTGGCGTATCAGCACGGCCTGCGCGTCACATCGTCGTTCGTCATGGGCGGCACCTCGACGCTCGCCGTGCTCCTGGCCGGCTTCCTGCTCCTCCACGAGCCGTTCACGTGGGGCCGCCTGCTCGCGGTCGCCCTCATCACCGCGGGGATCCTGCTCTATCAGGGCCAGGGTGGCTGA
- a CDS encoding thioredoxin family protein: MSVVTAARFARGMTFEQYLAFIGTPANLAREAGWWRGPERMDWSAILRGWHDGLRLREDQAAAIRWLASQPRGPAKILAIAEEWSSDCRRAVPMLSRLAEAGGLELRIFPRDGARVGRGSRANPAESPNADLMNAFLREQDGRTYQSIPVAVFYTGAMEYLYHFIERPAVFHHGRIADAMQASRPGETREDAWDRFMREWAAMHQSPLSAVWAFAAIDEMLSALYERAIGSLP, encoded by the coding sequence ATGAGCGTGGTGACCGCAGCGCGCTTCGCCCGCGGCATGACCTTCGAGCAGTACCTCGCCTTCATCGGGACGCCCGCGAATCTCGCGCGGGAGGCGGGCTGGTGGCGCGGCCCGGAGCGGATGGACTGGAGCGCGATCCTGCGCGGCTGGCACGACGGGCTCCGGCTCCGTGAAGATCAGGCGGCGGCGATCCGGTGGCTGGCCTCTCAGCCGCGCGGGCCCGCCAAGATCCTGGCGATCGCCGAGGAGTGGTCGTCGGATTGTCGCCGCGCGGTGCCGATGCTCTCGCGGCTGGCCGAGGCGGGAGGGCTCGAGCTGCGCATCTTCCCGCGCGACGGCGCCCGGGTCGGGCGCGGGTCTCGGGCCAACCCGGCCGAGTCCCCCAACGCGGACCTGATGAACGCGTTCCTGCGGGAGCAGGACGGGCGGACGTACCAGTCGATCCCGGTGGCGGTCTTCTACACCGGCGCGATGGAGTATCTCTACCACTTCATCGAGCGGCCCGCGGTCTTCCACCACGGCCGGATCGCCGACGCGATGCAGGCTTCCCGGCCCGGAGAGACTCGTGAGGACGCGTGGGATCGCTTCATGCGAGAGTGGGCCGCGATGCATCAGTCGCCCCTCTCGGCGGTGTGGGCCTTCGCGGCGATCGACGAGATGCTCTCCGCCCTCTACGAGCGGGCGATCGGATCGCTCCCGTGA
- a CDS encoding SET domain-containing protein-lysine N-methyltransferase yields MSDLTYRSPRTEVRPSPIHGRGLFARAAIAAGEIVAVKGGHVLTAARWAALEPALGPAEIQIADDLVIAPVDREHRDGSMLFTNHSCDPNLAIQGQIVLVAMRDIAPGEELTIDWATTDDGDYTLACRCGSPRCRRVVTGKDWMKPELQERYRGWFCWFLERKIAAGR; encoded by the coding sequence ATGTCTGATCTCACCTATCGATCGCCCAGGACCGAGGTGCGGCCCAGCCCGATTCACGGTCGCGGCCTCTTCGCCCGCGCGGCGATCGCGGCCGGCGAGATCGTCGCGGTCAAGGGCGGCCACGTGCTGACCGCCGCCCGGTGGGCCGCGCTCGAGCCCGCGCTCGGTCCGGCCGAGATCCAGATCGCGGACGACCTCGTCATCGCCCCGGTCGACCGGGAGCACCGCGACGGGAGCATGCTCTTCACGAACCACTCCTGCGATCCCAACCTCGCCATCCAGGGCCAGATCGTGCTGGTGGCGATGCGCGACATCGCCCCCGGCGAGGAGCTCACCATCGACTGGGCGACCACCGACGACGGCGACTACACGCTTGCGTGCCGCTGCGGTAGTCCGCGCTGCCGTCGCGTCGTCACCGGCAAGGACTGGATGAAGCCCGAGCTGCAGGAGCGCTATCGCGGCTGGTTCTGCTGGTTCCTCGAGCGGAAGATCGCGGCCGGCCGATGA